The genomic DNA GATGCAGAATGTCTCCCGCAGACCATTGCTGTATTAAAAACCCGTGCTGAGCCTATGGGCATTACGCTCCAGATTGGGCAACCCGAAACAGATTTGGACGCCCAAAACGTATTTGGGGCCATTTTCCAGTATCCCGGCACGTCCGGCCAGATTACCAACCCGCAAAAGCAGATAGAAATCCTGCACGCTGCGGGGGGTATTGCTGTTATGGCAGCAGATCCGCTGGCTTTAACGTTGCTGACCTCGCCCGGTGAGTTGGGGGCGGATATTGCCATTGGTTCCACCCAGCGCTTTGGTATTCCCATGGGGTATGGCGGGCCGCATGCAGCTTATATGGCTGTGCGGGATGCTTATAAACGCAGCATGCCGGGACGCTTGGTTGGCGTTTCAGTCGATAGTGCTGGACGCCCGGCGTATCGTCTTGCCCTGCAAACCCGTGAGCAACATATCCGGCGTGAAAAGGCGACATCCAATATCTGCACCGCGCAGGTGTTGCTGGCTGTTATTGCAGGCATGTACGCCGTCTATCATGGTCCAGAAGGTCTGAAGGCAATTGCACAGCGTATTCACGGTCTTGCCGCTACATTGGCGGCAGGTTTGCGTGCACTTGGTGCAACTGTTGAAACAACCGCATTTTTTGACACGCTGACAGTGAATGTAGGCGAGGGCGCGGCAGATCTGCTGGAACGTGCGCGTTCTGCAGGCATGAACCTGCGGGATGCAGGTAATGGCCATATTGGCATCAGTCTGGATGAAACCAGCACGCCAGAAACCGTTTACGCTGTATGGTCTGTTTTTTGTGCAGAACACGGGCGTGTAGCAAAAATGGCGCAGGCTCTTGCCGCAGTGTCTATGGCGTTGCCGGAGGGCTTACGTCGACAGTCTGGCTTTATGGCGCAGCCTGTGTTCCGTTCCTGTAGTTCAGAAACGGATATGCTGCGTTATCTGCGGCGCTTGTCAGATAAGGATCTGGCGCTGGATCGGACAATGATACCGTTGGGTTCTTGCACCATGAAGCTGAACGCCACGGTAGAAATGTTGCCTATTACATGGTCTGGCTTTTGTGACATTCATCCGTTTGCGCCGGCAGATCAGGCAAAAGGTTATCAGATTCTTTTGCGGGATCTAGAAAAGTGGCTGTGTGCCATCAGCGGTTATGATGCGGTTTCCTTCCAGCCCAATTCTGGTGCGCAGGGGGAATACGCAGGCTTACTTGTTATTCGTGCTTATCATCAAGCACGGGGGGAAGGGCATCGGACAGTTTGTCTGATTCCAGCTTCTGCACATGGCACCAACCCGGCTTCTGCCCAAATGGCAGGCATGAAGGTTGTGGTCGTAAAGTGCGATGCAGGCGGCAATATTGATCTGGAAGACATGCGTGAGAAAATACAGGCTCACGCGAATGATCTTGCCGCAGTGATGATTACCTATCCTTCCACTCACGGTGTGTTTGAAGAAAACATGCGTGAAATCTGTGATCTGGTGCATGCAACTGGTGGGCAGGTGTATGTGGATGGTGCCAACATGAATGCTCAGGTGGGGCTGGCACGTCCGGCTGATTATGGTGGTGATGTCAGCCACTTTAATCTGCATAAAACTTTCTGCATTCCACATGGCGGTGGTGGCCCGGGTATGGGGCCAATTGGTGTGCGGGCGCATCTTGCACCTTATCTGCCCGGAAATCCGGCAGATGTAGATGTTTCTATGGCTGTAAGTGCGGCTCCTTTTGGGTCTGCTTCTATCCTGCCGATCTCATGGGCCTATATTCGTCTGATGGGGGATGAAGGGCTTAAGCGGGCTACGCAGGTGGCTATTCTCAACGCCAATTATATCGTGAGCCGCCTGAAAGATGCTTACCCCGTGCTTTATCAAGGTGCACACGGGCGTGTTGCGCATGAATGTATTCTGGATTTGCGTCCGATCAAGAATACAACGGGTGTAACCGTGGATGATATGTCCAAGCGTTTGGTTGATTATGGCTTTCATGCGCCAACCGTCAGCTTTCCGGTGGCTGGCACCTTCATGATTGAACCAACTGAATCCGAAGGTAAAGCGGAGCTAGATCGTTTTTGCGATGCCATGCTGGCTATACGTGAAGAAGTGCGTGCCGTTGAAAGTGGTCAGGTAACAGCAGAAGATGCTGTGCTGCGCCATGCGCCCCATACAGGACTTGCGCTGACAGCAACTGAATGGATGCATCCTTATACAAGGCAGGAAGCATGCTTTCCCGGTAATGTGCAGCCTTCTACTAAATATTGGCCGCCTGTAGGCCGAATTGACAATGTATATGGTGACAGAAACCTAGTTTGTTCTTGCCCAGATATTTCAGAATGGATGGAGTAAGTTCATCATTTCTGATGGCCACTCAAGAAAGGGGGGCAGCCGGAATGGGTTGCTCTCCTTTTTTATGTTCCGCATAGGAATTTTTTGTCATGGCAAAGGCAATAAAAAAACGCCCGACAAAGCCGGGCGTTGAAAAGAAGATGCTGTAAAGAAACTAAAGATAGGTTTCAGTTGTTATCGTCAAAGGCGATATTGGGATCTTCCTGACCAGCAGAGATCTGGCGAGGCGTTGCCGGAGCCTGTGCCAGCTGTGTGGCGGTGCTTTTCTTGGCCCATGCAGTCATAACTTCCTGTTGCATGTTCCGTTCTGCACCAGGATGACGCGCATAAATAAAGCCGTAAGTTGGGTAGATGGACCCGAAACCACCAGAATGATTGTTAAGGGCTACACGAACAGCAGACCAATCATTGTTAGGAGAAACATCAATAACAGCTACGTTGTGGCTGATGCCAGCCTGCGCCCAGTGTGACTGATCAATCATGATCGTGCGGTTATCTACAACATTACGCACAACAGCAACATGGCCCAAAGGCATACGGCGTGTTGCACGGAAGTTGAGAACACTGCCGGGTTCTGGCGCATGGCCACGGTCATAAACACCAGCTGCATTATGCCACCAGTCACGCGCATTGCCATGCAGCATCACTTCAGAGGCAGATTTGGCATAAGCAACGCACTGAATAACATGGCCCCCATAATACCCGGAACGATAACGCCCCGCTGCAGGGTGCCAGCGCCCACCTGCATATCGGCCTGCGGCGTGGCCAGATGCAGAAAATACAATTTTATGCACACCGGCGTGGTGGGCGGCTGCATGATAGGTGCGGGCAGATGCAGAAGTAGTAAAGGCAGAAACGGACAGAAAAGACAAAACGGCCAGCTTCAGTTTGAAAATTCCGGACCGTCCGTGCCGCATTGTGCTTACCTTTCCTGATCGCATTTGCCGTGATTTGGGGTACTGCAATGTTCGGGTTCAGGTATTAAACATCCGTGCAGATCAGGCAAGCGTTCATTGCGCACCAAAATCGTTAAAGTTACTCTTTGCTTCATTAATAGGTATCAAAAAGAAAAATTAGGATTTTAATCCTATCTCATATCACAAATTCGCCTGATTCCGTTTCATTCAGGCTTTTGTTGAAGAGAATGGGGAACATGCGCGAGTTGGTGATGATTCGGGGTGTTGTTGCATGAATGCCACGCTTCCTTGCATCACCAACTCGCAAATATGGGGTCTTATTTTGTGGTGGTAACCATAATTTCCACAAGGATGCGTGGGTCAGCCATCACGGCCTGAACGCAAGCGCGGGCAGGGGCCATGTTTTCTGGCAGCCAAGCGCTCCAGATTTTATTCAGCTTGTCACGGTCATTAATGTCTTTCAGCCAGATCTGGGCCTGCAGAATGCGCGTATTATCTGTGCCGTGCTGTTCCAGCAGGGTGTCAATCTGTTCCAGTACATCACGTGTCTGGCCTTCAACATCCTGATCCAGATTGCGGGCGACAACACCCTGCGTGAAAATAAAGCCGTGGTATTCAACCGCCGCAGAAAGAATGGGGTTGGGGTTGGTGCGTAGAATTTTGCTCATGATGATACCTTGTTGAAAAACAGACAAAACGACCGTTTAGTGAAAGCTTACGGTCTGTTTTGAATTGTCGGAGGGTGTGTCCGTCTGGTCAACCGTCCGAAAAAGTCATCTGACGATATATTTCCAGCCGTTCTGGCGTATCAAAATCAACAAGCTCGTCAGAATTCGCTGGAATAAGGCGTATATCAGCGCCCAGATTGCGCAAAATAGCCCGCCCGCCCTGATCGCCTTTAATCTGAAGCAACTTGCTGAATTGTGATGCATTCCAAGCAACAGGATTACCAGCCTTGCCGTTTCGTAAAGGTGCGGTAGCTGCTGTAGTATGGTTATGCTGGGTTTCCATGAGTGTATTCAGCAGCGGTGTGGAAACTAGCGGCATATCCCCCAGGCACATAAGCAAGCTTTGTGCCTTTCCTGCTTGAGCTGCCCGAACACCTGCGTGCAGAGAAACGGAAAGGCCCACATGCGCATTCAAAACAGTTTGGAGCTGTAGTCTTTCTGTCTTTAGGGCATGAGGAAAATATGCGCGGATAACTGTTTCAAGCTTTGGCTGCTCTGGCGGCAAAAGTGCCAGAACAGTTTCAGCTTTGCTGTTCAGAATATTCATGAGCGTCTGAACAAGCATAGGCTGTCCGGTAGCGTCCGGGGCCAACAGTTTGTTGGCTGGGGCTGTACGGGAAGAACAGCCCGCACATAGTACGCAGGCCCATGTTCCCTGTAGAATAGAAGGTTTTACCACCCCCGTATATCTGCCAAGGGAGCGTGGCGGCGGGTGGCAACAATTTCTGCCATAATGGAAAGGGCAATTTCCTCTGCCCCCACTGCGCCAATGGCTAAGCCAACCGGGCCGCGTATGCGTTTGAGGTCTTGCTCGGTAAAGCCAAGAGTTTGCAAGCGTTGCAACCGGCTTGCCTGTGTTTTGCGAGACCCCAAAGCACCAATATAAAAAGCGGGGCTTTTTAGGGCTGCTTCAAGTGTCGGATCATCTAGCTTGGCGTCATGCGTCAGGGTTACGATGGCGGTCATGCTATCAACCCCTAAGGTTTCTAAGGCTTCATCGGGCCATTTTGTAACAAGGGTGGATCCACTTTCCAATCCGGGAAAACGGTCTGGTGTTGCCAGTGCTTCCCGCGGGTCTATGACGATAGGGGAAAAGCCGGTTATCTGCGCCATGCGTGCGAGATACTGTGCAATATGCACTGCCCCTACAATAAGAAGACGTGGAGGCGGAATAATGGGTTGCACAAACCATTTTTGCCCATCTGCTTCTTCCACCGTTGTGCAGCGCCCATCGTGTAGCTGGAGGAAAGCAGCTTTCTGCACGGATGGAGGAAGCCCTTCAGGTATATTTTGTTGGTCTGCTTGTGCAAGCACATGCTGGCTACCATCCAAGCTACGCACCAGCACTGCGGCTTTTCGGGCGGCCTGAAGCTCACATATCTGTTCTAGCAGATGTAGGGGCCATGTTCCATGTGGGCAGGCAGGGCTTTGAATGGCTTCTACCATTACATCCAGCTTGCCCCCGCAGGCCAACCCAACTTCCCATGCTTTTGCGCTGCTAACGCCATAGGAAAGAACGGTTGGTGCGTGCCCTTCTATAATCTCTTGGGCGTGCAGCATAACATCAGTTTCCACGCAGCCGCCGCTCACGGAACCTTCCATAAGGCCCATTTTGCTCATGACCATATTGCTGCCTGGGGGACGGGGGGAACTGCCCCACGTGCCTGTTACGGTTGCAATAGCAACAGCTTGCCCCTGACGTGCCCAGAGCAGGGCGTGATCCAGAGGAGTAACAAGTTGGGAAAAGGGGGCTGGAACTGTCATGCCTCAATCCTATATCACTCAGCACGCAGACTGCACATCAGCAGCGCAGCAGCACTGGTGGTTAAATGTCGCATAATACGGCATGCTGGCAGGCCGATAGAGTGATTTGAAAAGGATGTATTCCATGACGGAAGCAAGAGATGGCCTGGTAGTTTATGTTGTTGCAGATGGCGGCAAGGTGCGTTTTCTGCATGATGCAGAAGGTGAAATGCGCGACGTGCAGGATTTTGATACACGTGGCCATGAAGGTACACCGGGCAAAATGCCTTCCGGCTCTACCCCGGCAGATGATGCAAAAGATGCTTTTGCCCGCGTTGTGGCAGACCGCATGAACAGCATGATTGCTCATGGCGGTAAGGTTGATGGTTTTGTGGTGGCTGCTCCGGCACCAATCATTCATGAAATCAAAACACATCTGAGCAAGCCGGCAACGGCAAAGATTATCAAAACCTTTACCAAGGATCTAACCAACGTGCCTGCGCATGAACTGCGTCAGCACTTTGATATTCCAGAAACTGGCTGGGTGCTGCCTCAATAAGCAGAACACTTTTGCTGTAGAAAAAGCTGCCAGACACTGGTTCTGGCAGCTTTTTTTTGTGTAAAACCCATAAAAGCATTTTTTAGATAATGATAGAGAACAGAGGGATAAGGCATGCAGGTCAATTACCCGGATATGCAGTTGCGTATCGTGCCAGTTACGCCATTTCGGCAGAATTGCTCTGTTCTGTGGAATGAAAAAACACATAAAGCTGTTATTATAGATGCTGGTGGGGACGCGAATGTCCTGCTGGATTTCTTAAAAAAAAATATACTGGAAGTAGAAGCCATTCTACTCACGCATGGTCATCTAGATCATGCCGGAGGGGTGGCGGCTTTGTGTCGTGGGCTGGAAAATACGCAGGAAACCCGGCCAGATGTCATCGGGCCGAATATTCATGATCAGTTTTTATTTCAATCTATTGTAGAGCAAGCTCGGCATTTTGGGCTTTCAGATTTAGAAAATGCAGATGTTGACCGTTTCACCCAAGACGGTGAAAGTCTGAACTATCTAGAATGTACATTTCGTGTTGTGCATGTTCCGGGGCATACGCCTGGGCATGTTGTATTTGTGGATGAAAAGGCGCGTTTTGCTTTTGGGGGAGATGTTCTTTTTAGAGGAACAATAGGTAGAACCGATTTTGCATACGGTAATAGCCAACAGCTTATTCAAGGCATAAAGGAAAAACTACTTCCTTTAGGGGATGACATTGTTATCGTGCCTGGGCATGGCGGGCTGACGACATTAGGGGCAGAACGTGCCAGTAATCCATTTCTGCAAAGATGATGGGACCAAGGAGAACAGATAAGGTGCTGACAAAAAAACTGTTGGGGCTGATGGCAGCCTGCATGATCGGCGGTGCCGCGGGTTCTCTATTACCTGCTTATGCAGAAGAAACGGGAGAGCCAACACAAGCTCAGCCTGAATTACAGCGGGAAGAATTAGCTATAGTTTCCCCAAGTGGACGGCACGTTTTTTCAGTTGAGTTGGCAAAAACCCCGCGCGAACAGCAAGTGGGGGAAATGTTTCGCCAGCATCTTCCAGAAAATTCCGGCATGCTTTTCGTGTGGAAAACACCACAGCAGAGTGACATGTGGATGGAAAATACACTGATCCCGCTGGATATTGTTTTTATAGATGCGGATCATCGTATTCAGGCCATTACAGAAAATGCAGTGCCACGCAGCTTGGCACGGATCAGCAGTCATGGTCCGGTCGCTGCTACGCTTGAGCTGGCAGGCGGCGTAACAGCCAAGTTTGGTATTACTGTAGGTGATAAGGTGGAAGCGCCATCTTTGGGTAAAAAGCTTTAATCAACAGCCGCATTTTGCGGCTAAGATTCTTGCAGTCATCATGGGTAGGGCCAAAGGGTTGCCCTGCGGTGTAGGGCAATAAATTTTGACACTTTTGGTAACTGGAGCCGCCGGTTTTGTAGGCTTCCATGTCACGCAGGCTCTTTTGGCACGTGGCGAGCAGGTGATCGGGATTGATAATCTGAATGGTTATTATAATCCCCAACTCAAGCAGGCACGTCTTGCTCTGCTTGAGGCACAGCCGCAATTTTCTTTTTATCGCTGCGATCTGGGTCAGCCAGAAAATCTGCAAAAGCTACAGAAGAAAGCCCTCAATATAGAGGGTATCTTTCATTTTGCAGCGCAGGCTGGCGTGCGTTACTCGCTTAAAGCCCCTTACGTCTTTGCGGATTCCAATGTGCGTGGCCATGTGGCGATGTTGGAATTTGCGCGTGAACTGCCGAATTTAAAGCACTTTGTGTATGCGTCTTCTTCTTCCGTATATGGGCGCAATCGCAAATTACCGTTTTCAGAAACAGATCCTGTAGATCATCCGGGGTCTTTTTACGCAGTTACAAAACGTGCGGCTGAACTGGCATCATCTGCCT from Acetobacter ascendens includes the following:
- a CDS encoding MBL fold metallo-hydrolase, whose translation is MQVNYPDMQLRIVPVTPFRQNCSVLWNEKTHKAVIIDAGGDANVLLDFLKKNILEVEAILLTHGHLDHAGGVAALCRGLENTQETRPDVIGPNIHDQFLFQSIVEQARHFGLSDLENADVDRFTQDGESLNYLECTFRVVHVPGHTPGHVVFVDEKARFAFGGDVLFRGTIGRTDFAYGNSQQLIQGIKEKLLPLGDDIVIVPGHGGLTTLGAERASNPFLQR
- a CDS encoding NAD-dependent epimerase/dehydratase family protein, with translation MTLLVTGAAGFVGFHVTQALLARGEQVIGIDNLNGYYNPQLKQARLALLEAQPQFSFYRCDLGQPENLQKLQKKALNIEGIFHFAAQAGVRYSLKAPYVFADSNVRGHVAMLEFARELPNLKHFVYASSSSVYGRNRKLPFSETDPVDHPGSFYAVTKRAAELASSAYSHLYNIPQTGLRFFTVYGPWGRPDMAYYSFARAITEGRDVTLYEGASLARDFTYIDDVVAAVLAVYEQVPPATEPRVLNIGNHRPEPVKYLVALLEQALGRKAAIRYLPRPESDVEKTWADITVIQQLTGWTPQTTLEEGIPEFTRWFQACGHNFS
- the gcvP gene encoding aminomethyl-transferring glycine dehydrogenase, with the translated sequence MARSRRALFRKNFYMFSLAPGSDARSQHSLEALPAFAALKAEGEAFARRHIGPTAADQAEMLRVVGAASLDDLIDQTLPASIRAQKPLGLGVGWTETQVLARLRELAGQNQVMTSLIGQGYYGTVLPAVIQRNILENPAWYTAYTPYQPEISQGRLEALLNFQTMITELTGLDIANSSLLDEATAAAEAMALARRVATSKSTVFFVDAECLPQTIAVLKTRAEPMGITLQIGQPETDLDAQNVFGAIFQYPGTSGQITNPQKQIEILHAAGGIAVMAADPLALTLLTSPGELGADIAIGSTQRFGIPMGYGGPHAAYMAVRDAYKRSMPGRLVGVSVDSAGRPAYRLALQTREQHIRREKATSNICTAQVLLAVIAGMYAVYHGPEGLKAIAQRIHGLAATLAAGLRALGATVETTAFFDTLTVNVGEGAADLLERARSAGMNLRDAGNGHIGISLDETSTPETVYAVWSVFCAEHGRVAKMAQALAAVSMALPEGLRRQSGFMAQPVFRSCSSETDMLRYLRRLSDKDLALDRTMIPLGSCTMKLNATVEMLPITWSGFCDIHPFAPADQAKGYQILLRDLEKWLCAISGYDAVSFQPNSGAQGEYAGLLVIRAYHQARGEGHRTVCLIPASAHGTNPASAQMAGMKVVVVKCDAGGNIDLEDMREKIQAHANDLAAVMITYPSTHGVFEENMREICDLVHATGGQVYVDGANMNAQVGLARPADYGGDVSHFNLHKTFCIPHGGGGPGMGPIGVRAHLAPYLPGNPADVDVSMAVSAAPFGSASILPISWAYIRLMGDEGLKRATQVAILNANYIVSRLKDAYPVLYQGAHGRVAHECILDLRPIKNTTGVTVDDMSKRLVDYGFHAPTVSFPVAGTFMIEPTESEGKAELDRFCDAMLAIREEVRAVESGQVTAEDAVLRHAPHTGLALTATEWMHPYTRQEACFPGNVQPSTKYWPPVGRIDNVYGDRNLVCSCPDISEWME
- a CDS encoding host attachment protein, translated to MYSMTEARDGLVVYVVADGGKVRFLHDAEGEMRDVQDFDTRGHEGTPGKMPSGSTPADDAKDAFARVVADRMNSMIAHGGKVDGFVVAAPAPIIHEIKTHLSKPATAKIIKTFTKDLTNVPAHELRQHFDIPETGWVLPQ
- a CDS encoding XdhC family protein, whose amino-acid sequence is MTVPAPFSQLVTPLDHALLWARQGQAVAIATVTGTWGSSPRPPGSNMVMSKMGLMEGSVSGGCVETDVMLHAQEIIEGHAPTVLSYGVSSAKAWEVGLACGGKLDVMVEAIQSPACPHGTWPLHLLEQICELQAARKAAVLVRSLDGSQHVLAQADQQNIPEGLPPSVQKAAFLQLHDGRCTTVEEADGQKWFVQPIIPPPRLLIVGAVHIAQYLARMAQITGFSPIVIDPREALATPDRFPGLESGSTLVTKWPDEALETLGVDSMTAIVTLTHDAKLDDPTLEAALKSPAFYIGALGSRKTQASRLQRLQTLGFTEQDLKRIRGPVGLAIGAVGAEEIALSIMAEIVATRRHAPLADIRGW
- a CDS encoding RidA family protein, whose protein sequence is MSKILRTNPNPILSAAVEYHGFIFTQGVVARNLDQDVEGQTRDVLEQIDTLLEQHGTDNTRILQAQIWLKDINDRDKLNKIWSAWLPENMAPARACVQAVMADPRILVEIMVTTTK
- a CDS encoding CHAP domain-containing protein translates to MRSGKVSTMRHGRSGIFKLKLAVLSFLSVSAFTTSASARTYHAAAHHAGVHKIVFSASGHAAGRYAGGRWHPAAGRYRSGYYGGHVIQCVAYAKSASEVMLHGNARDWWHNAAGVYDRGHAPEPGSVLNFRATRRMPLGHVAVVRNVVDNRTIMIDQSHWAQAGISHNVAVIDVSPNNDWSAVRVALNNHSGGFGSIYPTYGFIYARHPGAERNMQQEVMTAWAKKSTATQLAQAPATPRQISAGQEDPNIAFDDNN
- a CDS encoding DUF192 domain-containing protein — protein: MMGPRRTDKVLTKKLLGLMAACMIGGAAGSLLPAYAEETGEPTQAQPELQREELAIVSPSGRHVFSVELAKTPREQQVGEMFRQHLPENSGMLFVWKTPQQSDMWMENTLIPLDIVFIDADHRIQAITENAVPRSLARISSHGPVAATLELAGGVTAKFGITVGDKVEAPSLGKKL
- a CDS encoding nucleotidyltransferase family protein codes for the protein MVKPSILQGTWACVLCAGCSSRTAPANKLLAPDATGQPMLVQTLMNILNSKAETVLALLPPEQPKLETVIRAYFPHALKTERLQLQTVLNAHVGLSVSLHAGVRAAQAGKAQSLLMCLGDMPLVSTPLLNTLMETQHNHTTAATAPLRNGKAGNPVAWNASQFSKLLQIKGDQGGRAILRNLGADIRLIPANSDELVDFDTPERLEIYRQMTFSDG